One part of the Syntrophorhabdaceae bacterium genome encodes these proteins:
- a CDS encoding DUF1858 domain-containing protein, with protein sequence MIDRKTPIEEVLEKYPQTDRVFEEFGLGCAGCEAALFESIEQGAQVHGVDVDRLLEGLLKTVREG encoded by the coding sequence ATGATCGACAGGAAGACGCCCATCGAAGAGGTCCTTGAGAAATACCCGCAAACCGACCGGGTTTTCGAGGAGTTCGGCCTGGGCTGTGCCGGATGCGAAGCCGCACTTTTCGAGAGCATCGAGCAAGGGGCGCAGGTTCACGGTGTTGATGTCGACAGGCTCCTCGAAGGTCTTCTCAAGACCGTGCGAGAGGGTTAG
- the amrA gene encoding AmmeMemoRadiSam system protein A produces the protein MALSPEEREKLKTLVRDAIEGVLFGKESSPVELTELLEEKCGAFVTIKNSGALRGCIGYVRGYLPLHETVKEMAIQAAFNDPRFLPVSKDEWKDIDFEISVLTPMKKIRDINEIEVGTHGLYIEKGVHSGLLLPQVATEQKWDRTEFLEYTCYKAGLPKDAWKSGDIDIFVFSADVF, from the coding sequence ATGGCACTTTCACCGGAAGAAAGGGAGAAGCTTAAAACACTTGTCAGAGATGCCATAGAAGGTGTTCTTTTCGGCAAGGAAAGCTCTCCTGTCGAGTTAACGGAACTCCTCGAGGAGAAGTGCGGTGCCTTTGTCACTATCAAGAACAGCGGTGCCTTACGGGGATGCATAGGCTATGTCAGGGGTTATCTGCCGCTTCATGAGACAGTGAAGGAGATGGCAATTCAGGCGGCCTTCAACGACCCCAGGTTCTTGCCTGTCAGCAAGGATGAATGGAAGGACATTGACTTCGAGATCTCAGTCCTGACCCCGATGAAAAAGATCCGCGACATAAACGAGATAGAGGTTGGTACCCATGGCCTGTACATAGAGAAAGGGGTACATTCGGGACTCCTGCTTCCCCAGGTAGCGACGGAGCAGAAGTGGGACAGGACGGAATTTCTGGAATATACCTGTTACAAGGCGGGTCTGCCGAAGGATGCATGGAAGTCAGGAGACATCGATATCTTCGTTTTTTCCGCAGACGTTTTTTGA
- the amrB gene encoding AmmeMemoRadiSam system protein B produces MTTVRESSVNGMFYPDDPVLLKKDIGAYLKGADLEPFSGRVHAIISPHAGYVYSGQVAAYAYKAVSALEFDRVIVVAPSHRAYFEGVAVWEKGSFRTPLGDIEVDARTAEELLETSAIFNVNRDVHRGEHSLEVQLPFLQYVFKDVLLLPLLMGAGTEELYEAAATALERVISARPGRSLIVASTDLSHYYPYEAAVKIDSVTVEHLKNFDVPSMIRDVRSEKAQACGAGPMITAMMAAKKLGAQGSRVLKYANSGDVSGDRSGVVGYVSAIFFDK; encoded by the coding sequence ATGACAACAGTGCGCGAATCTTCAGTAAACGGGATGTTCTATCCCGATGACCCGGTCCTCCTCAAGAAGGATATAGGGGCCTATCTGAAAGGGGCAGATCTCGAGCCTTTTTCAGGGCGGGTCCATGCGATAATCTCGCCCCATGCAGGCTACGTGTATTCGGGGCAGGTGGCCGCCTATGCTTACAAGGCTGTCTCGGCACTCGAATTCGATAGGGTTATCGTTGTTGCCCCGAGTCACAGGGCATATTTTGAGGGCGTTGCCGTCTGGGAGAAAGGAAGCTTCAGAACGCCCCTCGGCGACATAGAGGTCGATGCGCGTACCGCGGAAGAACTTCTCGAAACGAGCGCCATTTTTAATGTTAATAGAGACGTGCACAGGGGAGAGCATTCACTGGAAGTCCAGTTGCCTTTTCTCCAGTATGTCTTTAAGGATGTTCTTCTCCTTCCCCTGCTTATGGGTGCTGGGACGGAGGAGCTTTACGAGGCGGCCGCGACAGCGCTGGAGAGGGTGATCTCGGCTCGCCCGGGGCGTTCCCTCATCGTAGCCAGCACTGACCTTTCACATTATTATCCCTATGAGGCGGCCGTGAAGATCGATTCCGTCACGGTGGAACACCTCAAGAATTTCGATGTCCCCTCGATGATAAGGGATGTACGATCGGAAAAGGCGCAGGCATGCGGCGCGGGTCCGATGATAACCGCCATGATGGCGGCGAAGAAGCTGGGGGCGCAGGGCAGCAGGGTATTGAAATATGCCAATTCAGGCGATGTATCGGGAGACCGCAGCGGCGTCGTGGGATATGTATCGGCGATCTTCTTCGACAAATGA
- a CDS encoding nucleotidyltransferase family protein, producing MNKVYSVILAAGVSRRLGFNKLIVRIDSETVIRRAVTPFVEAALGEVIVVAGSDVVPVATALEGLEVRVVRNEDHRWGMSSSVKAALPWIKDAGAVFFHLGDKPFVNKGLLTAMIDRYRETDRSIIIPIHDGIKGHPVLMSYGPYRAEMERLDGDKGLREVIEKYSTDVLFIEGDEGILFDIDTVEDLEVLRERGYRVEKGDF from the coding sequence ATGAATAAGGTCTATTCCGTTATCCTTGCCGCCGGAGTGTCAAGAAGGCTTGGCTTCAATAAGCTTATCGTGAGGATCGACTCGGAGACGGTCATCCGCAGAGCCGTGACCCCATTTGTCGAGGCCGCCCTCGGGGAAGTGATCGTTGTTGCGGGTAGCGATGTTGTGCCCGTTGCCACGGCGCTTGAGGGTCTGGAGGTAAGGGTGGTTCGCAACGAAGACCATAGATGGGGGATGTCAAGCTCTGTCAAGGCGGCCCTGCCGTGGATAAAAGATGCGGGAGCGGTGTTCTTTCACCTTGGGGACAAGCCTTTCGTAAATAAGGGACTGTTGACCGCCATGATCGACAGGTACCGGGAAACCGACCGGAGCATCATAATCCCGATCCATGACGGAATAAAGGGCCACCCTGTGCTGATGAGCTATGGGCCTTACAGGGCGGAGATGGAACGCCTTGACGGCGACAAAGGTCTCCGCGAAGTTATAGAAAAGTACAGCACAGATGTGCTATTCATAGAGGGTGACGAGGGTATCCTGTTCGACATAGACACCGTGGAAGACCTTGAAGTTCTGAGAGAACGCGGATACAGGGTCGAAAAAGGTGACTTCTGA
- a CDS encoding RimK/LysX family protein, whose translation MIVQDVFRKRRNYAPLLLIPILLVLTCIFPGLAMPVTDKPVIGAEEYVTVMPYGFTIPARVDTGAATTSLDARNMSVKGSVVTFTLPARWGGSTITLPIIDWRHIRTSKSREKRPVVEMELCIASKRLRARVNLNDRSHMRYPMIIGRNVITGNFLVDTSQSFTTLPLSEDTEADR comes from the coding sequence GTGATCGTCCAAGACGTTTTCCGGAAAAGAAGGAATTATGCACCACTTCTCCTTATCCCCATTCTGCTGGTCCTCACCTGTATCTTCCCGGGTCTCGCCATGCCGGTAACAGACAAGCCCGTCATAGGAGCCGAGGAATACGTTACCGTAATGCCTTACGGGTTCACGATCCCTGCACGTGTCGACACGGGCGCCGCAACAACATCCCTGGACGCCAGGAACATGAGCGTGAAAGGTTCTGTGGTCACCTTCACCCTTCCTGCCCGATGGGGAGGCTCCACCATCACCTTGCCCATCATTGACTGGAGGCATATCCGAACGTCCAAATCGCGTGAAAAACGGCCGGTCGTGGAAATGGAGCTGTGCATCGCTTCCAAAAGGCTGCGGGCCCGGGTAAATCTCAACGATCGCTCACATATGAGATATCCCATGATCATCGGCAGAAATGTCATCACGGGCAACTTCCTCGTGGATACTTCGCAGTCCTTCACGACACTTCCCTTGAGTGAAGACACGGAGGCCGACAGGTGA
- the yqeB gene encoding selenium-dependent molybdenum cofactor biosynthesis protein YqeB, whose product MDKGRSITDLSVVIKGAGEMASGIAHRLHRAGIRRIAMLDTERPLCVRRFVSFCEAIHDGVAEVEGVTGQLAGDVSQAVSIWGTGGIAVLVDPGWRSVSSISPDVVVDAIMAKRNLGTGRDEAPFVIGVGPGFAAPRDVHAVVESNRGHDLGRVIYDGTAEPYTGLPGEMKGVGKERVLRSPAPGPVKHVRRIGDDVKKGDLILYVGDVPVFAPFDGVLRGLIREMDVDSAEKVGDVDPRGKKDNCHTISDKARAIGGGVLEAILHEYSGNPR is encoded by the coding sequence TTGGATAAAGGGAGAAGCATCACCGATCTGTCGGTGGTCATAAAAGGGGCAGGAGAGATGGCCTCCGGTATCGCCCACAGGCTTCACCGGGCGGGTATCCGGCGCATCGCTATGCTCGATACGGAAAGACCGTTGTGTGTGAGGAGATTCGTATCCTTTTGCGAGGCGATCCACGATGGTGTCGCGGAAGTCGAAGGTGTGACGGGTCAGCTTGCGGGCGATGTATCGCAGGCGGTCTCCATCTGGGGTACGGGCGGGATAGCCGTCCTCGTCGACCCGGGGTGGCGAAGCGTCTCCAGCATTTCTCCTGATGTTGTGGTGGACGCTATCATGGCCAAGAGGAACCTCGGGACGGGAAGGGACGAGGCGCCATTTGTGATAGGCGTGGGTCCCGGTTTTGCAGCTCCCCGGGACGTTCATGCCGTGGTGGAGAGCAACCGCGGCCACGATCTCGGGCGGGTGATCTATGATGGCACGGCTGAGCCTTACACAGGTTTACCGGGCGAAATGAAAGGCGTGGGAAAAGAGAGGGTGCTTCGCTCTCCTGCACCGGGACCGGTGAAACACGTCCGCCGGATTGGCGACGATGTGAAGAAGGGCGATCTCATTCTCTATGTCGGCGATGTACCGGTCTTTGCGCCCTTCGACGGGGTGCTCCGGGGCCTCATCCGTGAAATGGATGTCGACAGTGCCGAGAAGGTGGGCGATGTCGACCCGCGGGGCAAGAAAGATAACTGTCACACCATCTCCGACAAGGCCCGTGCCATTGGAGGGGGAGTTCTGGAGGCGATCCTTCATGAATACAGCGGAAACCCCCGGTAG